The following nucleotide sequence is from bacterium.
CATCGACAAGGCGCTCTTCGGAACGATGGGCGAGCTCGGAATGCTCGGGCTGCGCTACGATCCGAAGTGGGGCGGCTCCGGGCTCGACTGGAGCTACACGACGGTGATGTTCGAGGAGGTCGGGCGTTGCGACAACGCCGGCGTCGCCATGGGCATCACGGTGCAGACCGACATGGCCACGCCCTCGCTGCATCAGTTCGGCACGGACGAGCTGCGCCGGAAGTACCTCGTGCCCGCGATCAAGGGCGAGATGGTGGCGGCGATCGCCGTCACCGAGCCCGACGCCGGCTCCGACGTCGCCGGCATCAAGACCCGCGCCGTGCGCGACGGCGACCACTGGGTCATCAACGGCAGCAAGATCTACATCACCAACGCCGCGACCGCGGACTGGATGTGTCTGCTGGCGGTGAACGATCCCGACGCCGGCTACGGCGGCTTCTCGCAGATCGTCGTGCCGACCGACACCAAGGGCATCAGCTACCGGCTGCTCGACAAGATCGGCAACTGGGGCTCGGACACCGGCCAGTTCTTCTTCGAGGACGTGCGCGTCCCCGTCTCGAACACGATCGGCGACATCGGCCGCGGCTTCCAGCAGCAGATGATGCAGTTCCAGGACGAGCGCCTCGTCGCCTGCGTCAGCAGCCTCGCCGGCTCCGAGCAGCTCTGGGACGAGACCAAGGCGTGGTGCGATCAGCGGGTACTGTTCAACAAGCCGCTCTCGAAGATGCAGGTGACGCAGTTCAAGTTCGTCGAGATGCTGGCGCAGATCGCCTCGGCGAAGGCGCTCACGCACGAGTGCGTGCGCAAGCGCGTCCGCGGCGAGGACGCCACCAAGGAGATCTCGCTCGCGAAGCTCGTCTGCGGCCGCACCGTGCGCGCCGTCGCCGATCAGTGCATCCAGCTGCACGGCGGCTTCGGCTACATGAAGGAGAGCGCCGCCGGGCGCGCCTTCGTCGACACCCGCCTCATCTCCATCGGCGGCGGGGCGGACGAGGTGATGATGCAGTACGTGGCGAAGATGGTGGGGTTCTAAGCGAGCCCCAGCGCGCGGTCCTGCTCCTCCGGATCCGCGTCCTCGAACTGCAGGATGCCGAGCTCCGCGAACGACGTCCGCACGCGCGGCGTGAGCATGCCGAGCCGCTTCAGGTTCGGCACCACGCGCGCGAACAGCATCGAGCGGAAGGCGAGCGCCGGCGGCGACGCCAGCACCTGCTGCTTCACCTCCTCGCGGTTCCAGCCCATCGCGTTCGCGATCTGGTCGCCGACCAGGCGATTGCGCATCAGCTCGCAGGCGTAGATGACGAAGTCCTCGCGCTCGCGGCGCTCGTTCTCCGGCATGTCGGCGTAGTAGTCGCGCAGCGAGAGGACGCCGAAGGCGACGTGGCGCGACTCGTCGCGCATCACGTAGTGGATCAGCTCCTTGAGGAGCGGCTCGGAGGTCAGGTGGTAGAGGTTGCCGAACGCCGCCATCGCCAGGCCCTCGATGATGATCTGCATCCCGAGGTACTTGAAGTCCCAGCGGCTGTCGGTGATGCAGGCGTCGAGCAGCTCCTTCAGGCTCTCGTTCACCGGCCACTGCCACTCGAGCTTCTCGGTGAGGTAGCGGCCGAAGACCTCGACGTGGCGCGCCTCGTCCATCGTCTGCGTGCCGGCATAGTACTTCGCGTCCATCCACGGCACCGCGCCGACGAGCTGCGACGCGACGATCAGCGCGCCCTGCTCGCCGTGCAGGAACTGGGACAGCTGCAGCGCCACCGAGGCGTGCTGGAGGCGCGCCTTCTCCTTCTCGGTGAGGCGCTCGTACGGCGCATAGCCGTTCAGCGGGTTGATCTGGCGGGGGAGGATGTCGACGCTGGGGTCGACCGGCGTGTCCCACCTGAGCTGGGTGGTGCCGTTCCACTGGTCGCGCTTCGCCTTCTCGTAGAGGTCGCGCAGCCCGTCCTTCACGTTGCCGTATCGCCACGCGTAGTTCGTGTCGAAGGACGTGAGGATCGTCTCCAGCTCCCGGTCGAGCCGCTCCAGCTGATTGGTGTCCCCGAGCGCCGTCATGGGGACGAGCTTTTGCCCGGACGGGCCCGTGTGACAAGCCCGCGTCCGCCGAGGTCCCGGTCACGAAGACGTCACGGCGGCCTACGACCTAAGTCCGTTGACGGGCCGGGCCGATCGGGGCGATGGAGCCTCCATGCGCATCGCCATGGCCCTGGCGGGAGGTCTCCTCGGGTGCCTGACGCTGGTCGCGGGCGCGGCGGCACGCGAGGTCGACGAGGTCCCCTGCGACGAGACCGTCTTCGTCGACGCCCGGACGTTCTCCTGCGAGGAGGACACGGACCCGCTCCTCGACCTGGACGCCGGGGAGCTCGCCGGCTGCGCGATCTCCCGGCTGCGGGTCCGCGTGCGCGGCGGGCGGGTGCGCATGCGCATCGTCACCGAGCGCTGCGCGGAGCTCGGGCGCCCGCGTCTCCACGCCCGCTTCGAGGGGCCGGCGAGGTGCCCCGGCCTTTCCGGGGTGGTGCTCATCGACGGCGATCGCTATCCCGTGGCGCTCCTCGGTCTCGACCGCGCCGAGGATCTCTGCTTCGCGGGCGAGGCCGACCCTCCCGACGACGAGCCGATCGATCCCGGCGACGACC
It contains:
- a CDS encoding ferritin-like domain-containing protein — translated: MTALGDTNQLERLDRELETILTSFDTNYAWRYGNVKDGLRDLYEKAKRDQWNGTTQLRWDTPVDPSVDILPRQINPLNGYAPYERLTEKEKARLQHASVALQLSQFLHGEQGALIVASQLVGAVPWMDAKYYAGTQTMDEARHVEVFGRYLTEKLEWQWPVNESLKELLDACITDSRWDFKYLGMQIIIEGLAMAAFGNLYHLTSEPLLKELIHYVMRDESRHVAFGVLSLRDYYADMPENERREREDFVIYACELMRNRLVGDQIANAMGWNREEVKQQVLASPPALAFRSMLFARVVPNLKRLGMLTPRVRTSFAELGILQFEDADPEEQDRALGLA
- a CDS encoding acyl-CoA dehydrogenase family protein codes for the protein MSADIYGTPEHEAFRKTVRRFVQEQLVPRAREFDERGRIDKALFGTMGELGMLGLRYDPKWGGSGLDWSYTTVMFEEVGRCDNAGVAMGITVQTDMATPSLHQFGTDELRRKYLVPAIKGEMVAAIAVTEPDAGSDVAGIKTRAVRDGDHWVINGSKIYITNAATADWMCLLAVNDPDAGYGGFSQIVVPTDTKGISYRLLDKIGNWGSDTGQFFFEDVRVPVSNTIGDIGRGFQQQMMQFQDERLVACVSSLAGSEQLWDETKAWCDQRVLFNKPLSKMQVTQFKFVEMLAQIASAKALTHECVRKRVRGEDATKEISLAKLVCGRTVRAVADQCIQLHGGFGYMKESAAGRAFVDTRLISIGGGADEVMMQYVAKMVGF